The Atribacterota bacterium genome has a window encoding:
- a CDS encoding type II secretion system F family protein: MPTFTYKARDNTGKVFTGTLEGDNREVVIDRLREMKYFIISVDKKAGGLLSTEITLFQTIKIRDLAVFFRQFATMVSAGLTLVNCLEILTQQTENKLLAKKIGDIKKNIEQGATLTDAFAAHPETFSKLQINMIKAGEMGGVLDDILNRIATLMEKEYELRQKIKSAMTYPGFVMGAAVLMGIFMLTFILPQFVGVFQQFGGNLPFITQMLVNFTQLFNRYWYVFLAVIVGLVFLFISYSKTKNGHRNIDKIKLKIPVFGNLFLKTSINRFTRTLGTLIRSGVPIIQSLKVSSESIGNDILAEAVANSADRIKEGQSISAPLKESGVFPPMVTQMIMVGEESGELETMLLNVSEFYDQEVERAVEQLTSVIEPIMMAFVALGVGGMVIAMYLPIFSMVDLV, encoded by the coding sequence ATGCCAACTTTCACTTATAAAGCAAGGGATAATACCGGAAAAGTATTTACCGGAACGTTAGAAGGGGACAACCGGGAAGTAGTTATTGACCGCCTTAGAGAAATGAAATATTTTATTATTTCAGTAGATAAAAAGGCAGGTGGTCTTTTATCAACAGAAATCACTCTTTTCCAAACTATAAAGATAAGGGATTTAGCCGTATTTTTTCGTCAGTTTGCCACAATGGTCAGTGCAGGCTTGACATTAGTAAATTGTCTGGAAATCCTTACTCAGCAAACGGAAAATAAGTTGTTAGCAAAGAAGATAGGAGATATTAAAAAAAATATCGAGCAGGGTGCTACTCTTACTGATGCATTTGCAGCACATCCGGAAACATTTTCTAAGCTGCAGATAAACATGATTAAAGCCGGAGAAATGGGCGGTGTCCTTGATGATATCCTGAACAGAATAGCAACCTTAATGGAAAAAGAATATGAATTAAGACAAAAAATAAAATCAGCTATGACATACCCGGGATTTGTAATGGGTGCAGCAGTGTTGATGGGAATTTTTATGCTTACCTTTATTCTTCCCCAGTTTGTTGGGGTATTCCAGCAGTTTGGCGGAAACCTTCCCTTTATTACCCAGATGTTAGTCAATTTTACCCAGTTGTTCAATCGGTACTGGTATGTCTTTTTGGCTGTTATTGTCGGATTGGTGTTTTTATTTATTTCATACAGTAAAACTAAAAACGGCCACAGAAATATTGATAAAATAAAACTGAAAATTCCTGTTTTTGGTAATCTTTTTCTAAAGACATCTATTAACCGTTTTACCCGTACATTAGGCACTCTGATACGCAGTGGTGTTCCTATTATTCAGTCATTAAAGGTTTCCTCAGAATCCATAGGCAATGATATTCTGGCAGAGGCAGTAGCAAACTCTGCTGATAGAATCAAAGAAGGACAGAGTATTTCCGCTCCCCTAAAGGAAAGCGGCGTTTTCCCACCTATGGTAACCCAGATGATAATGGTTGGAGAGGAAAGTGGAGAATTGGAGACCATGCTTCTCAATGTTTCAGAATTTTATGATCAGGAAGTTGAAAGAGCAGTAGAGCAACTGACTTCGGTAATTGAACCCATAATGATGGCATTCGTTGCCCTGGGTGTTGGAGGTATGGTTATTGCAATGTACCTGCCCATATTCAGTATGGTTGATTTGGTATAA